In Styela clava chromosome 10, kaStyClav1.hap1.2, whole genome shotgun sequence, the sequence TAAATGAGAGGTCTATACACACGTTGGCGTGTGTAAACATTGCGTTGTTATATTATacttaatttaattatattggAAAAATATTGCGGTGTGTCcttcaaattggaaaatttGCAAAACATATATTCGATTATAATATACCACAAAAACGATATCCCGATATCTTATTCAAAGTTTTTATCTCCTTATTCTGTGAACAGTTTTTTAAGACTCGTTTTATTGTTgatattttgctgaaaaattaaaataaaggaAAACAGAATGGAAACGCATTTTTCATAAGAAATATCTCAAAATGCATGCATGATTCACGTCGACCTTGTTCGAAGTAAGGCattgattaatttttaaaatattgtggaAAACCGCACTAATTCACGAAAAAATTCTCAAAAACACTGTGGCCTATGAAACGAAATTTTAAAAGGATTAACATTTTTCACAATATCAAtatgaattagaaaaaaattcaaaaattattttaaaatctaacAATCGATAcgtcaatattttaaaatttcataaaataaaaaaaaggttcatCGTGGCAATGCCATTGTTACATCTTTTCCCTGGGGAACGACTGCATGATATATTTGTGATATAAAAACTGTGATTCCCCTGGCATTGCaaagtaatttatttataattatttatgCAATTGGATAATTGTCAAACAATTCCACAATCACAGCAATTGTGTATATCTTTGCCAAAGTCAGATAAAGTAATTCTGTATAGTAATATTGACttcaatttaaattgtttttctctATGATGAAAAACAGGACACGCGTCCAAAAATGCGATTAAGAAAGATGGCAAATTGATAATCAACTTAGAGATAACAAGACTAAATAAAGCAAATCGCATTGGCGAATAGTAAGCTCTTTAAAAATCGAGACTGGATAGTATTATAAGGACGCAGGGCGAATGCAATTTACTGCTGAACGATGCTTATTTCTTTCTCGCATGCATATTTTATAGGGCTGCCTACCGAAGCTCCGTGTCGGTTgtcaaaaatgttatttttctgTTTAATAATCAAGTATATGTTGCTGGTCAGAGATACGCTGAGAATATCCTGGTAAAATACGTAATTTACATTCAGTTATAACGTCACTGCTGGTCGTTCTGACGTCAGTATAACATGTGAAGAAAGTTTGAACATAACATAAATCTATCCGATAATAATGAATATCGgtttttcccattttttttctgatttgaatttttgtttcgtACTAAAAATAGTATCAATCGACGTCAACTATTTCGGCATTTTGaaacaagttgaaaatattgaagaaaataaatctgGTAATCCGTAATTGATTCGAGTTAGTAAATACTTAGTGATTCTCTCCTATATTTTATCAAGTATGAACCAAATTAATGGCGTTGTAATGCAAAAAGcgcaaacaaaatttgtttattttctaaaCCTACAAATGCTTCCACAAAGTCTATGTTTGGATGAACAAATTCATGAATTTTTCAACACCAGGTTTCTTAAAAAGCAATATTTCATCAAACTTGGTCCTTAGAAGATCCGATTATTGAGAACTTGaataatatgtttataaaatatcAGCTTGGCATATGACGtgtaatattatttgaatttccGGATGTGGTTATAAAAAAcatacattaattttttttatcatattctgTACCGGAATGTACTTCGGAAGCTCCTACAACTCCGTAATATGGGATTGAATGGTTTCAAGAACTGTTCACACCCACAGTTTCTACATAGTTGAATAGGGAATATTCACAGTAGTGTCGGGATTCAATGGGCACTCATAACTCAATTTCAAAGCTAATTTTCGTTCTCTATTAGGATAGGCAGTAATTTTCCTACACCCCTACGATAGGGGGTGAAAACccactaaaatttcaaacatttcaaaattgtattcaAACAATATTCTTTTCTGCAACGAATATTCATTCATCTTTTATTATCATCGTGTCAACCGCAATATTTTGCacgaaaatttcaatttcattgaaGCATATCTCGTGAAATTTTAATGACGGAAGTCGGCGAAATTTTACGAGTAGGccacatgtaacatattatgCAACTCGCTGCCCTTTGTCTCACTCAGAATACATTGTCGAGTTATGTCATGCACacgaaatattttgtttctaaAATTGATGTAGTGAATAATGGGCTGAACTTGGACTGGATTGTTACATTTTACCGAGAAATATAGTAGCTACGTCACATCAGCGCTACGCTTGGTCAGTGCCTTTCATAGATCATTAATATGAAAAATCCAATGGAAATAAATATTGTTAGTAAAACTTTTACTCAAAGTCGTGTTAGCTTACCTTCAGATTTTTAGGTTGTCACAAGGGTTGGTGCTCGCGTCTTTAAGTGTTCCATATCTATCCTCTAAACCCATATCTAGGGCGCTTATGACTTCTGCCGGCTTTAATTTCCGCACGGACAATTTTTTAGTAATTGACATTAAATTGTCGTTTCCTTTCGAAATAGATTCAATCGCTCATAATGAAGCCTAAAATGGGTGGTAACCTTTTTGCTCTCAATATTCAAGTtctcattttaatatatattattccaCATTAACCTGCATTAAGTACGATTTGCATTATTTATCTGAGAGACTAACTGTGGGCAATTGTGGGATTGAGACATATTGAATTCAAGCCTATTTAAGGTAATTGAAGTGAATACGTTCAATTTTCACTCATATTAAATGCATTTCTGTAAGTGGGTGTTTATCATTACTTTGTTTAcaaatgcaaatttatttttgagaaGACTTTGTCCCTAAAAATCATAGCCTATTAGAAAGCGCATTTGACGTATAGGACCACAACACGTTGATAACAACCGTTCTTGACTGATCTTAGAAGTTAAGTTTAATGCATTTTTTGTTTGGTCTTCACAACTTCAACTCCAAAAAGGGCAATGAAAAAACTGATCAATGGAGATTTTGacgtaaacattttttttttgataatttggcgtcgcacgaacaaaaaatttgaaaacctatAAATTAAGACATTTCAGCACATTGTTCCCAATTGGGTATAAATTGACCTAAAAATGTCTAATTGATTCATTTTGCATTCTTTTTCAAATAGCGTATATTATTTTATCTCTGGTATTTGACAGCTTTTTCcattcattttactattgaTAGCTAAGAGGAAGcttgaaaataagataattatCTCACTTTAATGAGCTTCATGCAAACATTATTTAACCCTCTCTACGCATTAAACACTATTTATTCAAACGGTTAAAAACTTAATATCTTATGATTGTTTCaataactttctaaaataaattttactttcaAATAGTATGCTTcctgaatattatttataaaaaataaaattgatgataTGTCACCAGATTCTcagaacaaaattaataaacaacacaaattttaaataaattttcaaggTAATCAAGTTTTCAAATGTATTCGCAAATGTTAatgaacaaatattaaataaaaaagttcGTTTTTGTCTAcgcattatttcaaaatattttcctcAAGATTCTTTTgtttaaaaattcatattgtTTCAGTAAATCACCACTGATAGAAATATGTGTAACACTATCTTGAATTTCCAGGTATTTCCACAAACTATACATCAATGGAATTGTTTACCGGAATGAATATAGATTAGGAAAATATACATTGATATGcgtttttcaatattataatttgTGTATCTTcactattttttcaattaatgagattattttgcaatatttatgAATTGTATCATGCATTCTTCTCCTGCTAATCGTTTGTTTATGTAACAATGATCGtcttattattcaaattttatgaactTCAGCTAAGCATTACCATAACGCCGTACACGCAGACAAATTGAACAAGCATTTCTTAAATCTAGTGATCAAATAGAACGTAGAAATCATTACAGCATGTAATATTTATCACTTTAATTATGGTAGAGAATTATCATTCAAAATGAGATTTACATCTCTAAAAAAATACTAATGATTTCAAGCGTCCATTCTCGATGTCAGCTTATTAGTATTATCTTATGCTGAATAGTCGGTTGTCACTTAGTCCTACCAGCACATGATTGTTGAGTAGTGTAATCTGGACTCTAGAGAGTTTCCTGAAGTATATCATGCAAAGTATGCATTGGGTATTGTATCTAATATGTATTTGCATATTTGCGTTGACATAATGTGCTGGTTTAAGCGATATTACTATTTCATAACGGATGTCGGATTAGAATATCAGTGTATAACAATGAATGGAAAGAATTGAATTTCCATTTTAAAGTATCGAACGTATGTATTTCTAGTCGACTTAACCGGAGAGATGGATCTGTCTTCtggttttgaaatttggaaTTAGACCGAGCGTAGGGCATAATGTAAACTATTTTCGTAGAGAAAGGTTTTACAATTTGATTCCAAAGTGACTATGCATTAAAATAATGTTTAAGATAATACAGTTGAAATAAAATGCATTTGGAAATGCgcgaaaaaaactaaaaaaaaatactccGTCAACTTTGATTTGAAGGTGTCCGGTATagaatttttagatttttttaggTTATAGGGTTGGCGAAATTTGAGAAGGATGCAAATACAAGTTTGAAcggcaaaatttattttattggtcAATTGAATTTGAGTAGTTTTGGGAGACAACCCTCAAAATAGTTCCACTTTAGTTACATAAGTTATACTTTAACACAGAGAGCAGAAAGCTTCTGATTATGACCGATTGCATTGTCATGTCATAAATTTAATCGGCCTTAACGTCGTTCGCATAAAATCTAGAGATTTGTTGCCATAATATACAGTAATCATGTAGTAGGTGGAAATGGATTCGATTCTACGGATTTTGTGGTCAGGATCAATTTTCGGAGGAGTGAGTGATTTTGACAGTAAGACTTTGTATCTGATCTACAAATTGAGCAAGTTTATTTGCCGAGAGTTTAAGTATTGATGTCATGATATTGCATCCAAGAGATTTTTTGACCGCTGTTTATTTCGGATTTTAAATAGAAAATTGAACCATGTCGCATTGGCATCATATCTGTATTATATGTTGAAATTATTTCGACCCATTGATGTTCTATGTGCTTCAATTTCGTATTTCTATTCATGCGACAGTATGTAAGTCGTCAATAACCTCTTTTTTCTGTTTCCAAACAATGTTTTTTAATAGTTAATTGTTGGAACATTGTAAAGTTggagaaatattatttcttaCTTATGAAATTCGATTTTGTTATCGTCACATGGTAAGCTATGACTAATGGATTTCGTAacataatttacaaataaattcaCGTGAACGTACACAGGCTAAAGCGCCAGATTATTTGTGTTGATCGTAAATACGACAAATAATCTTATACTGTATATCAATTCTAAgtaaaaacatgtatttttcgAGTTGTTTGTTCCATGAAGTATATATCTATGACCAACTTCAATACTGACTCCTGTAATTATTGTTCAACACGATGTCATATGTATATACACAAAATTCAGTGTTATCATATTATACAATGCGTTAATGCCGATTTTGTAAATTTGATTGACGAATTTAAGCAATCCAAAGAAATGTATACGAAATTTATTATCTGATatacaaagtatgaaaatatttttccccAGAAAGTCGTATGTTATTTCCTTGCTCAGAAATTCATCTCAGTCCGAAGTCAACAAGTGTAAGCCCGtttaaatttctaaaataaatcTTGGCAAAAAGCTGAttgattttgtttaatattttgtttagtTCTTGTTGActtataataatatatcaaataacATTTTCGATTGGCGATTTCAAACTCGTCTTCAGACCAAAATTCAAGGCCCGAAGCACGGCCCGATTTACAATTCTACTATAAAGTAGTGCGAGTTCTTACTGAGGCTCTTGATACTTTTCAttcataaatttcatttttgtcacGACACGGGACTTGTACTGTAGTTGATTGGGAGAAATACCACCCAAACaaataggaatagtttttcattGATCCAAACTACTGAGCGTAAAAATAAAACCTCTGTGTATATTTGATTCAAAGAAAGCAATTACTGACCACACATTAGGACAAAATCGATCGTTACTGCGTGACTGCCGACTCTTTTCTTATTTATTGGAAATGTAAGCGTTGTCACATTCAattaaatttcattgaaaagtaaTCTACAATGCTAGGTCATTGTTTAATTGGTGAAGAGCTTCTCCCACGTATCAGCGACGCAGGACCAGGTTATTATTTGGGATGAATAAACGAAATACAATAAGAAAAATAATCGAATACTTTCTTGAAATGCTTCGACGCGTATACCAAATACACAATTTTGGGTTGTTTTTCAAATTCACAATATACTCTAACATAATATTTCATGAATAGTCTCCAAAAAAACAACATGGGCGGAAGTAAATTGGTTAAGGTATGTTACTAGTGATTCAACGGCttcatataaaaatgaaaattcaattttgccTACGCGCTCATCTCATTCTAAAACAGTCAGATGCGTTTCACTAATTTTAACTCATTTTAATTTCCATCACTCACGCCACCCAGCGTGACTACTAATCTGGTTGCAATTGATTACGTGACAGAGATTGACTGAACCGAAGCCACACAGTTCGCTTTGCAACAGGAAtattaaattaggaaataaattttttgaaagctGTTCAGAACGTCAGAAAGTAATAAGTTGTAATTTGCATTACTGTTGCTTTATGTACTGCGTATTACCACAATATACCTCTTGAGGTCAGTATTAtagattttttccaatttttcgaAGTTAATGTGAATTGAGTGGGTTGAGGGACAAATGTTGAaattacgaaaaaaaaaattttgaaaaccttACGAAGGAATGATGCTTTTGTGGTTTTAAACATAAGTTTAAAGCCATAttcctaaaaaaaaaatagaaaaaagtttaaataatgagtttaaaaattcaaaaatatttatttttctcattttctgaaatcaagtatttttcaagtttttcctCTTGGGTTGAAGCCACCGAAGTGATATTTTTGGTATCTTAGCATagacatcaatttttttaaaaattttgaaggttATATATCATAACCATCATGAGTTTTCTAATATTGTTTGTTCAGTGATTTCGTGATGTAATTTTAATGTAATGGAAATACGATATCGCGCTGCTGTCATGTCTTCAGATAACCTTTTATAATTACAATGAGACATTACATgacacaatttaaaaatattttatctcgTGACCACAATCCCACTGCTATCAGATGTGGTATAAATGTCGCTTTAACAATAGTGAattcttaaactttttaaaaGATATTTGTTTGAATGAGTCACTTCtgttcaaaaataattataCTTTACCCATGATATTGCTCTGagcaaattatattgaaaagagTCGAGTAAGAAAAGACTAGATCAAGAAATGCCCATACTTCTTCTAAGTCGcaataaagtcagaaacgaaaaATTTGGTGAAGCATTTCTGTATGATATTGCATTCATTtgctggaaaaaaaaaatttgattggaaAGGTATCTGAAAACGTATCTATCCATAAACAAAAACCCTGTACAACGCATAAATATGTTTATTTGGAAGCTAGAAAACAACAATGACTTCAAGATTGCTAAAAGGAAATATAAAGATTCCGTTTTGTTTTCATAATGTGACCGTTGACCCGAGAGTCAAAGGTTATCTACTAATTCCCAAAGTTAGGGCGTAGGTCATCAAATATCGGAAGTCGGAACCGCAATTGCAGCCGCTGTCTAATTTTTGCATTTCGATTGCACTTTAGGGCATTTATTGCTGAGAGTAGTATATCAACCTATTTATTAAGGAAGTCAAAATAAGTTTTGTATGTTATATATCAACCATAGATAATTAATTCGTAATATTTCGTCGGTATGGAACATGCTTGGTTTGAACGCTAGTACATTTTTCGTGCGTATTTAGTGAGGTAATCCGCTTATCCGTGAAATCCTTGAAAAacaaaccgtcaataaacaagaTCTGGATTCAAAATGtcgagttttaaaaaaatatataaataaatacaccCGAGTCGGTCTACAAATTTCAAACCAAATTGACACAGCAAAAATAACGATTGCACCAATGGAAGTTGAATTTTAGAAAACTGTAATTTGTCCCATAGAAGCAATAAAATCCAACATTTTACACAACCTCGGTGTGGAGGTGTAAGCGGGATCTCTTCTATGGGTTTGTTCCGTCATATATCGAAAATAATTTGCCGTTTGTCGATCTGTAATTAACCAATCTTTTCTATGTCCCCCGTTCGCCGAGTACTACAAGCGTTTTTTATAGAAATCCACTtttgatttaataaaaaatacaataccAGGAGGTTCAAGAATTATTTTCATAGTCAAGTGTTCAGCATTGGAATTACAGCAAATTTTAAGTCATTTTACAACAAGGTTCAAGTCATTTTACAGCAGTTTTTAATGATGACATTTTCGAAACCGTTTTAGAAATCTCAAATTTCTGAAACCTCCACTTCAACTACCGGTAAATTAAGAAACATGAATAAAGCAGCAAGAATTTATTGATGCGATACGCGATAGGTTAATGGGAATAATCGCTGGTAATGGACGAAAACTTAGATGATACCTTGTCATGTATGATTGTGACCGCTTATGACCTAAGGCCACCAATGAAATACCGAGTCCttgttgttttcattatttttattcgcCAAAAATTTGTTAACAAAGGATTCATGTCATAAGCGACAATCTACCTCacacgtttttttatttttcgtttgAAACTTCCCAAAAGCGCTCTTTtatgttcatatattttttgcaatgttCAGCGGCCAAAGGGCGCAGTCTTGGCTTGTTTAGTCACGCCCACAAGTTTTTACATCTttccatataaaaataaatgatatatttccCTTCAGCGTACGTGCATGCTTGcttcaatataatattgaacaaaataataCGATTACCGTTCTTTCTCCCTTGGTAATAAAAGAACCCATATCATTTAACATAGAAAGAAGAATTGGATATGCCATCCTTATAATTAATATTACACACAATATAGCGAAGTGCTGCAACGGTTTTTGAGTTCATATGAGAGGCGTAATGTGATGATCCACAGCTACAAGATGTTAAAGGTAGAGATATATATTGTAGTGAATATGCTCATAAATCATGTATGCCTTATGCGCGAAATTTGTGAGGTAGAAAAGTTGAACGAGTATTCAAGTAGTGTTTAGATATACTTTAGAATTGATTCTTCACCTTTATTAATTATAGCAacttaataatattgtttttaatCAACAGGATTACTTAGATTGATACTCCAGTGTGGTCTAAGTTTTAAACCTTTGTCGATTAACATTctaaaaaatcataatttgtgTGTCTAAAGACGAACGAGAGAATTTTTGCATATCGCCACAACATGCACGCCATTTCACCGCAAATGATGGTCTGGGACCCGTCTTCGGTCGGACTGCCACCTCAGGCCACGGATATGCAAGCCCCAGTTTTGGCACCAGGTTTCCAAACTGTACTTCCTCATGCGTACCGAATCGCAGGTGCCGTGCCTCAAATGTACGCTAGTGCCTCAGTGCAGAATCCGGCAGAACATCAAGGCATTGTATGGGTTCAGCAATCACAAATAATAAATCAAGATCATACAACGGAAGATTTTGAAACTGGCGCTCAAGTTTTTACACATGGGGTTGTCCCGGGTCAAATCCCAATGGTACCGCAGCATAATATGATGCCAGTCATTATGACAATTAATGGCCAAAGAGTGTTGGCTCATCAGCCAATCACACAGATACAAAGTCCACAGAACGCGTATTACCAAATGCCAGAACACGGAACCATGGTCCAGCAACCTCACGAAGGTTTACACTTGGTGAACATAGCCGGAATCAATCAAAGAATGCAACAAGGTGTTAGACTGACTTCTCTTCCACACCCACATGATATGATGCCAACAACAACACAGCCAATCCAAAACATACAAGAAAAGCAGCAATTGGATAGGCCAAGACTTACTCCAAGGAGACGGAATGGATCCACTGTATTTACTTGTGGTTAGTTTTTGTTTATACACTATGTAATAGATTTTTTCGTCATCGAAAATCTAATAGACCAAAGAGTGTAAATTTAACAAATCAcaatcaaaaattgttttaaataaatcaaatcttATTGTCACGTGTTCAGATACTGTTGCATCATGGAGGCGAGTCAGCGAGGAACGCTCTCTTGGTGGACTCAATACCGCTATCCGACGACGAAGCCAATCTGCTGATCGTGACGCAAATGAAGAATCGACAACTAATACTGCCGGTATTTATGCAACATTTCTTAGACCTGTGTGATTAGCTATTGGCAATGTGAAATGTAGATGCATTCGTCTCGATTAAATTAGTCACAttataataattgtatttattttgtagAGAGTCCAACGCCGAACAAACGGGCGGCAACAACTTATTTTCCAATAATGAATAATATCGAGAACCAAAGTGAATTTTGGCGGGCTCCGGACGCTCGTATCCTGCGAAAATTGATCGACATTATCGAGTATTATTTCTCAGACGAATGTCTTACAAGAAACGGTTACATGCTCAAGCAGGTTTGTATTAACAATGCTATAAGATATtgcttttattatatttgataaGAGCTTTTTAACGTTGAATATTACTAAACTTCCAGATCAGTAGCACCGATAGCGATGGTTATATTTCATTGAGGCGTGTGGCTGCACTCAAGCGTGTAAAATCCCAAACTCGTGATCTCCGCACGGTGGCGTATGCGGTTCGTCAATCTGACAAATTGGAAATGGATGAAGAGGGAACAATGGTAAAATCCTTACAACACGAAATTTCTTGGCTTTAAAATTGAGAATTACATGATTATAAGCATTTAGGTGTATTCTTCAGCTGTTAATCTGATTTGAGAAATCTAACACTACGGTCTGaaatatttcttcatcttttCTATCAGATAAGAAGAAAGCGCCCACTGCCTGAAAATATTGAGGCTCCGAGATTCATTCGCAGTGTTCTTGCCATAAATTTGCCAAATGATTCTCCAAGTGTGGAAGATGTAACCTCACTTTTCACTCCATATGGAGACTTGACTCAAGTGCGTGTGCTTCGGCCTGGGAAATCAATACCATCATATTTGAAAGAATACACTGCAGTAAGTTGAATGATGCTTTCTTCACACCAGGACAGTTTTTAACTCAGATAGCAAACGTGCAACCGGCACATTCTAATTGAATTGTAGAACATTCAGATGCTTAATGCTTTTGacgttttttaattttgcaaaaattttagGTCATTTCCCAATATCAGAAAACAACAATTAGGTGAAAAACAGTATCTAAATCAGCAAAATTGAAACCATCGAAATTATAGTCTGATttttattatctaataaatttttgttattgaattaaaaaatcaaattgaaaaatttttctaTGATTTTAGTGGGTTCCTGATCTTGGAAGTAGAGTTTGTGCCGTAGTAGAATTCGAAAATCAGGATGAAGCACAGAAAGCTTGCAGAGAAATAAATATGCAAAACAGAGGACAAAACACCCTCAGAGTTGCATTGTTGAAACCAGGCGCTAGGATTAGAAGAACTTTATACAGAAAATAtaaaggtaatttttttttcttcaattgccGCACATCTAATATTTTTTAAGCTTATTCGTTATCCCCCTTTACTTCATTCATTTCTCATTTATCAACTATATCTATCATCTCTATTACATACATGCGTCATTTCTCTTTTTATTACtcagtttttttattctctttTCATTCCTCTTCTTCACCCTATTCACTATCATCATACTTCGCGCGCTTTTCCTTTTACTTCTTCTATTATAATACTATACTGATCATAGACAGCAATTTATCATTTCGTTTTGTTTTTTAGATGACGTAGTTGAAACAAACGACGACAAACCTGTACCTACAGCAACAAAAAGAGACGCTATCGATGCCAACTCTGAAGCGACATCAAACCTAAGAGTGCGTTGTGCAAGTGATTCAAGTGATGGCAGCGCACATACTGAGCAGAAAAATTCCAGAATTAACAATAACaatgttaataataataaatccaTCGCAAGGTATGACTACGATGCTAGTGGGTCAGGTTCTGATACTGGTTCCGACACTGACTCTGTCGGATCTAAAACCGGAAAGTACCGGATACCAGTAAAACCAGCATCCGGATTTGACAGTCGCAAAAAGTGCCAACATTCCGGTGATAGTGGTTATAGTCATTCAAGTAGCAGCGACGAAAGAGACTCGGTCATTGGTTCACCTTTGCTCTCTCGAAAATCTGATGAAACTACAAAATCCGGTCCTGGGATGTTTACAGCTTCGCGTAGAACTTCACCAATTCAAAAGAAGTTTATTGACGGTGTGCCTGTGGGAGTAGAAAGACAACCAAA encodes:
- the LOC120337800 gene encoding uncharacterized protein LOC120337800, encoding MHAISPQMMVWDPSSVGLPPQATDMQAPVLAPGFQTVLPHAYRIAGAVPQMYASASVQNPAEHQGIVWVQQSQIINQDHTTEDFETGAQVFTHGVVPGQIPMVPQHNMMPVIMTINGQRVLAHQPITQIQSPQNAYYQMPEHGTMVQQPHEGLHLVNIAGINQRMQQGVRLTSLPHPHDMMPTTTQPIQNIQEKQQLDRPRLTPRRRNGSTVFTCDTVASWRRVSEERSLGGLNTAIRRRSQSADRDANEESTTNTAESPTPNKRAATTYFPIMNNIENQSEFWRAPDARILRKLIDIIEYYFSDECLTRNGYMLKQISSTDSDGYISLRRVAALKRVKSQTRDLRTVAYAVRQSDKLEMDEEGTMIRRKRPLPENIEAPRFIRSVLAINLPNDSPSVEDVTSLFTPYGDLTQVRVLRPGKSIPSYLKEYTAWVPDLGSRVCAVVEFENQDEAQKACREINMQNRGQNTLRVALLKPGARIRRTLYRKYKDDVVETNDDKPVPTATKRDAIDANSEATSNLRVRCASDSSDGSAHTEQKNSRINNNNVNNNKSIARYDYDASGSGSDTGSDTDSVGSKTGKYRIPVKPASGFDSRKKCQHSGDSGYSHSSSSDERDSVIGSPLLSRKSDETTKSGPGMFTASRRTSPIQKKFIDGVPVGVERQPKGPVADCKGFNNGIRQNLEQSQNI